In Methylomonas sp. AM2-LC, the genomic window TTAAAAAAACAGCATTTTTAATTATATTATTGACACTATCCACGGGTTGTTCTTCTGGGATGATGATAAAGTACTATGCTCAAAACAAATTCAATCCAACCGGAAAGATTAAAGACAAAGGTAATTCTGGGGTATACATAAATAATGGTGCCGAATATGCGGTTGTCGCTTCAAATGCAGCGTCACCTCCGCCTTTGAGCGGAGTAGGCTTTGGATTATCGGCGATTAAAATTCTTAGGAATCTTCCTCCCCCGCCAGATATTGGCGTAGATACAAATCTACTAATTCTAAATATGCCAGCATCACTTGCAAAAGACAAAGATGATGCCCAGATATTGGCTGGCAGTATGGTAGAAAGTGCCATTCAAAAATCGCTTCCCGAAGGATATGAGTCAAGGATCGAAGAATACGAAGATAAATTTCCGCTGGTATTTAGTTCATATAGACCGAGATGGTTTAGAGTTAATGGTAATAAATGCGAAAATTGGTCATGCCAAATTGTTGTTCCAATTCCAACTAAGAATGCATTGCAGTGGTCAGGAAAGATAAAAAAAGGTCAACAGGATACTGGTGAAGAAGTGTATTTGTATGACGATCCTCTGCTTGAAAATCGAATTGGCTTTGTAAAGATTGAAAAGGAATATACGGAAAACGATCGAAAAATCGTTATAGGTTCAACAGTAAAGGATTTTGATTACGGTGACTTTTACAAAAAAGTATCTAATAATCTTCCTGATTGGATATTAATCTACATAAGCGAAAAAAATAACGATCGATTTTACTTGAAAAGTGGTTTGAAATTAGAAAAAAAAATTTAGGTTTAAATTATGCATTCAGAATCTATTGAAACTAATCTAGATTAATAGTAAGTGATCTTGGTTTTATCTGATCATTGGTTATCTATTGGATGGTTTAAACCAAAATCCCTAACGGATACTTAGGCATTAAAACCAAGTAACAATAAGTTGACCAATGGTCAATCGAAAGTAAATATAAAAATTTATTTTTTAAGTATTCTTAAATTGACCTTCTTCGCTATCACTGATAGCGAAGGCTTTTCCAATCAGGCACTTCACATGGGAATAATTTACACTTTTAGACAGTCTACAAACTTATTAATCAGTGCCGTGACACTTACTTTTCTTTTTGCATCTGGGTGCGCAACAACGCATATTGGAAGGGTTGACACTAATCTTCAAACGATTTCGCCAGGAATGATTGTATCACCAGTGCCTATTGGGTTAGGTTATTACGCTGAGGTAGAAAAATTGGGCGGGAAATGGCATATCGTTGGCGATTTATCCAAAAAAATAATCTATCGATCATCAGCTGATCATGAGGTCTTGTTTGTTAGCCGAAGTTTAAAAAGTGTTGCCCCAGTGTTTCAAGAAAAAGACATGATTAACGAATTGACGATATGCACGCCCTTTATACAGGATGAAAAAAAATATAGATACGGCTTGTGTAATAGCAAATTCTCTACCGTTTTACCAGCAATCAGTACTGCTAGGACGTTCGCATCTTGCCTGTTAACTCTTTGTTTTGGCTACAACACAACGGTATTTCTCGATCATGACAAAGTTATAGAAGCCGCGCTCGAATCAGGGTTGATAGTTGACGTACTCTCTCTTCAATGAAAGCGAGTGCCGGATACCGACCGTAAAGATTTTTAAGCCATCCTTGGATGAAAAATTTCTAGACTGGTAATGTTTGACGCCTGCGACACCCTGTCAATCAGCATCATTTGAAGATGTCACTTCTCGTTCTCGTATTAATCTAGGTGCTATTCGGAGGCCGTGCAGGGTTCAAAATAAACCAGCACGACACATGTGAGTTTCCATGGATAGTGAATCGGCAAAAGCAAAATTACCATTGAAAAATAGAAAGACCTTTAATGGTGAAAAAATAATCTCATCTCAATTGCTTTGTATGAAAATCAGCCAAATCAACTTAAGCTCATGTTAATAGTGAACTTTCTCCTACAAAAGTAGACATTTACACTTACTTATCCACAAATTCTGTGGATAAGTTAAAGCAAAATATTTCAAATTAGGCTTTTTTTTGGCACCTTTCAGTGTGATGTATTTCCATGTTAGTAACTTAATATGTGGATATGAAAAAACTAATTCTTTTGTTTTTATTTTTGTCACCTACAAGAGCATTTTGCGATCAGCAATTAAAAAATAGCTTATGGGGTATTGCCGCAGATAGGGCAGGTATCAATGTTGCCACTCTCTACAGTATGGCGGTTCAAGAAAGTGGCATGCGATGGGAAGATGGTACGTATAGACCTTGGCCATGGACGCTTAATATTAATGATGGAAAAAATATAGTCAAAAAAGGCCCAAGACGATATCAAACCCGAGAAGAAATGATCATAGCTCTAAACCAATTTACAACGAACGGGGTACGTAATATCGATATCGGGTTAATGCAGGTAAATTTAATTTGGCACGGTGACAAGGTTAGAAATGCGATAGATCTTGTTGATCCTGCCACAAATATTGCTGTAGCTGCTGAGTATATTAAAGGAATGAAACAAAAGGATGTATCTCGTAAAGTGTCTGATTACCACTCGCCTACGAATCGTGAAAGGGGTATGAGGTATGTAAATAAGGTTAAGCGTTTTGAGGATTATTTTAGTGAATAATAAAAAAATACTTTTTTTGATGGCATTGTCGATTTTGGTCAATGGATGCTCACTTTTTGATACTAAGAAGGATGAAGAAAATCCATGTTTAGTAATTATAAAAGTTTACTTGCCGCCAGTTGTATCTGATCTTGATTATAAAAAGGTTAAAGGGAATAAAGATCAAGTTATTGTTCCCAGTGAGTTTCAACATGTATTGTCGATAAAAGGCTCTACTGATGACACTTCAAACAATATCAATCCACAGATCAATATTGGATCATCGACTAACTTGAGTGTTAATTTAAAAGATAAAGACACAGAAGTAATTTATTTTGATTTCAATAAATCTTCTATGAATCCAGCAGAGCAAATAAAAATAAACGCTCTTATTGATCGTATAGGATCAAAAAATCTCATCCATGTTGATGTTGAAGGCTATACGGACTCCGTTGGAACTAATCGATATAACCAAAAACTTTCCGTATTACGTGCAGAAACGGTAAAAAAATACTTAATTAGTATTGGTGTTGAAGGAAGCAATATCACAGCACGAGGCTTTGGTGAAAACGATCCCGTTGAGCTGAATGATTCGCCTGAAAATCGAAGCAAAAACAGACGTTCAGTCATAACACCATTTCTAAAATATTAAGGAAGTAATTTATGAGAAAAATCCCTAATTATCTAGACGATCAGCAACAAATACTATTCTGGGAGTTTGATGAATTTATTCTGCTTTCTCTGGCATTCGGTATTGGGATTATGTTGCATTATCTTGGCACCTTCATAGTAATAGGTTTGCTGGCCGGTCGTTTTTATCGGCGAATGAAAGATCGTCGTGCCAATGGTTTTTTAATTCATGCGCTGTATTGGATAACTGGAATGCGCTCAGTTGAAAAATACCCAACATCAAGACCACTCCCCTTTATTAAGCGTTTTTTCTAGCAGGAGGATTTAATGGATTTCAAAAAGTACGCAACAACCTGGATGGGTATACACGCCTCTAACCAGTTTATGAAAACCATCATTATGTTTTTGCTGATTAGCAATTTATTAATGATGATTGGCTTATTAAAAAAAGATGCCACGACAATTCTGATCCCACCTGATTTATCGGAAAGGGCTGAAATTACGAGAAACCAAGCCTCATCTGGATATAAAAAGGCGTGGGCTGTGTATGTTGCCGAAATGATCGGAAACGTATCTCCGGAAAATGCAGATTTTGTGCGTGAAACGTTTTCGGAAATGCTGTCGGGTGAAATAAGGAATTCAGTGATGGAGCAAATTGCTGAAGAACTTGAAGGATTGAAGCAGGAAGGCGTTAACTCGGTATTCGAAATAAAAAGCATTGCTTATGAACCCGAAACTGACAAAGTATTTGTAACGGGGCAGAATCGAATGAGCGGCCCCGGCGGCACCTCTGAATACACACCACAAACCTTTGAGTTTGTTATTGAAGTCAAAGGGTACGCACCCATCATTAAGCGCATGTCTACTTACAGTGAATCTCCAAGAACTCAAGATAAGATTACCAGAGAAGAAGAGCAGCAAAAAGCTATAGACGATGCCGCTAAAAAAGACGGTACAACTAACTGATTATTTTATCTTTGACAGGTAACGACAAAAATGAAGAAACTTAAAATCGAAATATTAGGAGCAACATTAATGATTGTTGCTGGATTTGCTCAAGCGCAGAGCGTTACGCCAATATTGCCATTTATTAGCGAGAACGGAAATCCATTGATTCCTCAAGTACCGCAAAAATCAAATTCACCCGCCATCCAGTTGCCAAATGATCTAAATCAACCGGATATTACTCATGAAGAAAACCAATTTCCATCTAACCAGCAGGGGGCTGCGGCGTTTGAAACAGAAAATCAAAATCCAGCTCAATATCAGCAACATTCTATGTCCTTGCAGCAACCAACACAATCGTCATTCCAAGATGTAGAGATTAATGATGTACAAGGAAGATCTAGCGTTGCACGAAATATTTCTTCTGAAAAAAAAACATCCCAAAAACGTCCAAACGTACTGAATGCACCTGTTGCCGAAAAACAAATCTCTGAAAATGATATTAAGGATAAAAAAACAAGTAACGCAATTGTTATTAAAGCAAAGCCCGGTATCACAGAAAGTGTGATTATTGCCAGATACAAATTAAATCGCATTAGCACTCCCTATTCTGATCCAAAAGTTTTAACTGTTGATGCGATTGAAACCAAGATCGATGGTAGCGATTTGTATATAGCAACTGAATCAGAGGTGCCTGTCAGTTTGTTTATTACCAGCGAATCAGGAAGTGGTGAAGCAATATCGCTACAGCTTTCTCCTAAAGATAGCGTTTCTCCAGTAGAAATAAAAATTGAAAGCGGATCTAGACGCGAAAGGCCTGGTGTTGATAGTGATTCAGCTGGTTCTAGATGGAACAAATCATCGACACCCTATGTTCACGATATAAAGACAGTCATGCAGTCTATGGCAAAACAACAAATTCCTCAAGGATATGCTCTTGAAGAGGTTACAGAAGAATTGGTTGCCATACCTTTTTGCCATGACCCCGAGCTAACATTTAGAACTGGACAGGTGCTAGGAGGGCATGATTCAAAAGTGATTGTGCTAATCGCTCAAAATAACACATCAAGAACCATTCAGTTCGAAGAGTACAACTGTGCGAATGAAAGCACGCTGGCAGTTTCGGCATGGCCAAGAGTGCTGTTGAACCCAGGCGAAAAAACGGAAGTGTACATTCTTACTCGCCTGTATGACGGTATGAAGCAAGAAGAAACTAGACCGGCATTAATTCAATAAGGGGACCCTATGCTTGACTTTGATAAAAACAAATCCATTAAGGGTGCAGCATTTCAATGGTATGAAATGCTTGAACCCTCTAAAAAGAAGATGTACACGTTAATAGGTATAGCCTGCGGGATACTAATTGTTTCCTATCTATTTATATACGCATCTGAAAGTAATAACGGCCCTAAAAAGTTTACGCCAAAAAGAAAAGTTGAGTATTCAATTTTTAATGGCAAAAACCCTAGAAATCTATCCGTTGAGGCAATGTCTGGACAGCTAAAAAGATTATCCAATGATTTTTCAGACATGAAGAGAGTGTTTCAGCACCAGGAAGAAGAAAATAAAGCTGTGACTGAATTAGTTAAAGCACAATCTGAAGCGATGAATAAACGAACCGAAAGCCTATCTAAGCTATCAGTTGAATTGCAAGGTCAAATTAACGATGCAAAAGAATCGTTCAAAAACTCTGTTGTACTACCTGAAGTGCCTATAGATGGCGGAAATAGACAGGGAGCAAAAGATGTTACGTTGACAAAAAACCCCCTAAAAAACGACGTTACGTTACAAGGGTCTAAAATTGGTGAGCAGTCACCTACTCTTGTTCAAAATAGCGCAAGTTCCGACCAACAAACAGGTCCCAGAATCCGTGTTGTAACAAGTGGAGGAGAAGAGGGAAAAAAGGGACAGGGCGGTAATCAACCGGCTGACCCAAAAAAAACAGGCGAGAAAAGAATTGTCGAATTTGTAAATGTTAAAAGTTCTTCTTCAAAAGGTGGGGCTCCAGATATGTTTTTGCCTGCGGGCAGTATCTTAAGTGGCACATTGATTACAGGTTTGGATGCACCAACATCTAATCAAGCGAGAAAAGATCCTTTTCCAGCATTATTAAGAATTAAGAACGAAGCTATTTTACCAAATCATTACCGAATGGATATCAGGGAATGTTTCTTAATTGCCAGCGGCTATGGGGATTTAAGTTCAGAACGAGCTTATATGAGGGCAGAACGTATTTCGTGCATTAAAAACGATGGTGTTGTAATTGAAACCAGTATGGATGCGTATTCTGTTGGCGAAGACGGTAAAGCAGGTATTCGCGGTAGATTAATATCCAAAAATGGGCAAATTATCGGTAATGCGCTTTTGTCTGGATTTGTAGCTGGTATTACACATGCATTTGCACCTCAGCAAGTTACAGCGGTAAATACCAACTCAACATCAGGTGGACAGCAACCCTTTCTTTATCCTTCACCTGGCATGTTGGCTGGACAGGGTGCCATGGGTGGTATTCAGGGCGCTTCACAACAAATTGCTGGTTACTATCTAGCGATGGCCAGAAACATATTTCCAATTATTGAAGTTGATGCCGGACGAAAAATTGATTTCATTATGGTTCGAGGCTTGTCATTAAATCCAAAACCGAAACAGTCTGAAAATGGACATCAACAATCTGGACAGCAACAGCAATCAGGTACATACAGGATGGCAATGCCTGGGGGTAGCATAACTGGTGACACAATGCAAATGCCAACTAGTAATCTAAATGCAATCGGACCGATTGGGAATGGGGGTGTGAACAGTTATAGCTCTATGTTTGGAGGCTCTAGTGGTTCTTATGGTTACAACGGTGGTGGCACTAACTACAGTGGCGGTGGCGGTTATTTTTCAAACAATAATAGTCTTGGCGGCAATATGGATGGTAACCAGTAATATTAAATCGCAGGTATTCATTTAATCAGTAAATGAAAAACAACATTCATTTACTGAGCAATTTCAATCAAACATAGCTATATAGTGGAAACGAGAATATTTATGATAAAAATTCGTTTAATAATTTTAATGCTGATCGCGGCTGGTAACTGCGTGGCTGGTAACACCCAAACTGCAGGACCAACAGTTTTTCCTGATAAAAAATACGCGAGCAGTCCTTCAAGTTGGTCAGGAACAGATGAGATGACTGCTGATGTCAAAAGGGAAATGGCGAGTGTTGAAGAAGTAAAAAAACTACCTGTAGGTGGACTTTCAATGCTGAGGGCAGGTGACAAAATATTCATGATTACAGATAACGGACATTTTGTAATTGCCGGCAACTTTAAAATGGTTGATATGTGGCAAGGAAAAGTAATTGGCACCATGGAAGATCTTAAAGGAATTGACAAGATTGATCTTCGAAAAATTGGGTTAAGCCCTGATGAAATGGGTGCTTTCACCCTTGGCTCTGGAAAGAAAGAGGTCACTATTTTTGTTGATCCTCAGTGTGGATATTGCAACGGCCTACTGAAGCAGATTAAAGAAATTAAGGACGGATACACATTTAAAATCGTATTAGTACCCGTTCTTGGATCAGAATCCGCCGATATCAGTAAAAAGTTATTATGTGAAAAAGACAAAAATAAAGCACTTGATATTTTGATTTCAAAAGATTTCTCAAAACTCCCAGCTTTGGCCGCAAAAGGTGGAAAGGATGTGTGT contains:
- a CDS encoding OmpA family protein, coding for MNNKKILFLMALSILVNGCSLFDTKKDEENPCLVIIKVYLPPVVSDLDYKKVKGNKDQVIVPSEFQHVLSIKGSTDDTSNNINPQINIGSSTNLSVNLKDKDTEVIYFDFNKSSMNPAEQIKINALIDRIGSKNLIHVDVEGYTDSVGTNRYNQKLSVLRAETVKKYLISIGVEGSNITARGFGENDPVELNDSPENRSKNRRSVITPFLKY
- the traL gene encoding type IV conjugative transfer system protein TraL, which gives rise to MRKIPNYLDDQQQILFWEFDEFILLSLAFGIGIMLHYLGTFIVIGLLAGRFYRRMKDRRANGFLIHALYWITGMRSVEKYPTSRPLPFIKRFF
- a CDS encoding TraE/TraK family type IV conjugative transfer system protein — translated: MDFKKYATTWMGIHASNQFMKTIIMFLLISNLLMMIGLLKKDATTILIPPDLSERAEITRNQASSGYKKAWAVYVAEMIGNVSPENADFVRETFSEMLSGEIRNSVMEQIAEELEGLKQEGVNSVFEIKSIAYEPETDKVFVTGQNRMSGPGGTSEYTPQTFEFVIEVKGYAPIIKRMSTYSESPRTQDKITREEEQQKAIDDAAKKDGTTN
- a CDS encoding type-F conjugative transfer system secretin TraK; protein product: MKKLKIEILGATLMIVAGFAQAQSVTPILPFISENGNPLIPQVPQKSNSPAIQLPNDLNQPDITHEENQFPSNQQGAAAFETENQNPAQYQQHSMSLQQPTQSSFQDVEINDVQGRSSVARNISSEKKTSQKRPNVLNAPVAEKQISENDIKDKKTSNAIVIKAKPGITESVIIARYKLNRISTPYSDPKVLTVDAIETKIDGSDLYIATESEVPVSLFITSESGSGEAISLQLSPKDSVSPVEIKIESGSRRERPGVDSDSAGSRWNKSSTPYVHDIKTVMQSMAKQQIPQGYALEEVTEELVAIPFCHDPELTFRTGQVLGGHDSKVIVLIAQNNTSRTIQFEEYNCANESTLAVSAWPRVLLNPGEKTEVYILTRLYDGMKQEETRPALIQ
- a CDS encoding TraB/VirB10 family protein, which gives rise to MLDFDKNKSIKGAAFQWYEMLEPSKKKMYTLIGIACGILIVSYLFIYASESNNGPKKFTPKRKVEYSIFNGKNPRNLSVEAMSGQLKRLSNDFSDMKRVFQHQEEENKAVTELVKAQSEAMNKRTESLSKLSVELQGQINDAKESFKNSVVLPEVPIDGGNRQGAKDVTLTKNPLKNDVTLQGSKIGEQSPTLVQNSASSDQQTGPRIRVVTSGGEEGKKGQGGNQPADPKKTGEKRIVEFVNVKSSSSKGGAPDMFLPAGSILSGTLITGLDAPTSNQARKDPFPALLRIKNEAILPNHYRMDIRECFLIASGYGDLSSERAYMRAERISCIKNDGVVIETSMDAYSVGEDGKAGIRGRLISKNGQIIGNALLSGFVAGITHAFAPQQVTAVNTNSTSGGQQPFLYPSPGMLAGQGAMGGIQGASQQIAGYYLAMARNIFPIIEVDAGRKIDFIMVRGLSLNPKPKQSENGHQQSGQQQQSGTYRMAMPGGSITGDTMQMPTSNLNAIGPIGNGGVNSYSSMFGGSSGSYGYNGGGTNYSGGGGYFSNNNSLGGNMDGNQ
- a CDS encoding DsbC family protein; this encodes MIKIRLIILMLIAAGNCVAGNTQTAGPTVFPDKKYASSPSSWSGTDEMTADVKREMASVEEVKKLPVGGLSMLRAGDKIFMITDNGHFVIAGNFKMVDMWQGKVIGTMEDLKGIDKIDLRKIGLSPDEMGAFTLGSGKKEVTIFVDPQCGYCNGLLKQIKEIKDGYTFKIVLVPVLGSESADISKKLLCEKDKNKALDILISKDFSKLPALAAKGGKDVCDLKPLQKSVVATKLLDIKGVPFSFLPSKNTFRGGAESFKTVLEKDLEDEVHGR